From the genome of Chrysiogenia bacterium, one region includes:
- a CDS encoding molybdopterin-dependent oxidoreductase has product MRTTHHKTCNLCEATCGLLIDVEDKQVVDIRADKNDPFSRGHICPKAFALRDIHHDPDRLRAPMKRVGDEWKEISWEEALSETAERIVSIQKRYGENAMGSYIGNPTAHNFATALYGVTLVKSIHSKNRFSASSADQNPHHASSLFHFGSILALPLPDIERTDHLIIMGANPLASNGSLMTAPDIRNRLKAIQKRGGKIVVIDPRETETARMADQHVFIRPGHDALLLASMLHIVFEEDLTGTCPASGRLSGESKLRELVQPFSPESVEKPLGIPAGTIRQLTREYARTPRAAIYARIGACVQEFGTLVSMLVNTLNMVTGHFDTPGGSMFATPAVDLPGLAARGGQAGGYNRWKSRVRGIPEFNGELSVSCLAEEMLTPGEGQIRGMLTIAGNPILSTPNGTRLDKAFESLEFYVAIDIYINETSRHADIILPPAWSLEQDNYEAAFHMLAVHNTSKFSQAVFKPENDQPADWQILSNLMLRIQALKEKNPVKRAAFNFARKRKLAPTPRRILDIMLRTGPYGDKFIPGKDGLSLKKLIDTPEGIDLGPLKPSLDRLCRTKSGRIELDHAVVRDELPRLAKYRDDLMAKSENGELMLIGRRDLRTNNSWVHNSKTLIKGKNRCNLIMNPEDAAKLGLEGGQQVQIESRVGKVVTALTVSEEIMPGVVSLPHGWGHGRKGVQLSVASENPGVSVNDLTDDQHVEPVIGQAILNGVPVTVASA; this is encoded by the coding sequence ATGCGAACCACTCATCACAAGACCTGTAACCTGTGCGAGGCGACCTGCGGGCTGCTCATCGATGTCGAGGACAAACAGGTCGTCGACATCCGCGCCGACAAGAACGACCCGTTCAGCCGGGGCCACATCTGCCCCAAGGCCTTTGCGCTGCGCGACATCCACCACGATCCCGATCGCCTGCGGGCGCCGATGAAGCGCGTGGGCGATGAGTGGAAGGAAATTTCCTGGGAAGAAGCGCTCAGCGAAACGGCCGAGCGCATCGTGAGCATTCAGAAGCGCTATGGCGAGAACGCCATGGGCAGCTACATCGGCAACCCCACGGCTCACAACTTCGCCACCGCGCTCTATGGGGTGACGCTGGTCAAGTCGATCCACTCGAAAAACCGCTTCAGCGCCAGCTCCGCCGACCAGAACCCTCATCACGCTTCGAGCCTGTTCCACTTCGGCAGCATTCTGGCCCTGCCGCTTCCCGACATCGAGCGCACTGACCATCTGATCATCATGGGCGCCAATCCGCTGGCCTCGAACGGTAGCCTGATGACGGCGCCTGATATCCGCAACCGTCTGAAGGCCATCCAGAAGCGCGGCGGCAAGATCGTCGTGATCGACCCGCGTGAGACCGAGACCGCGCGCATGGCCGACCAGCACGTCTTCATTCGTCCCGGTCACGACGCGTTGCTGCTGGCTTCAATGCTGCACATCGTCTTCGAGGAAGACCTCACCGGAACCTGCCCGGCCAGCGGAAGGCTCTCTGGGGAGTCGAAGCTGCGCGAGCTCGTCCAGCCCTTCAGTCCCGAGTCGGTGGAGAAACCACTCGGGATCCCCGCCGGCACGATCCGCCAGCTCACCCGCGAATATGCACGAACCCCGCGCGCGGCGATCTACGCGCGCATCGGCGCCTGCGTGCAGGAGTTCGGCACGCTGGTCAGCATGCTGGTGAATACGCTCAACATGGTGACCGGGCACTTCGACACGCCCGGCGGCTCCATGTTCGCGACCCCCGCAGTCGATCTGCCGGGCCTTGCCGCCCGCGGCGGGCAGGCCGGCGGTTACAATCGCTGGAAGAGCCGCGTGCGCGGGATCCCCGAGTTCAATGGCGAACTCTCGGTGAGCTGCCTGGCCGAGGAGATGCTCACCCCCGGCGAGGGACAGATTCGCGGGATGCTCACCATTGCGGGCAATCCGATTCTCTCCACGCCCAACGGCACGCGTCTGGACAAAGCATTCGAGAGCCTGGAGTTCTACGTCGCCATCGACATCTACATCAACGAGACGAGCCGCCACGCCGACATCATTCTCCCGCCGGCCTGGTCGCTCGAACAGGACAACTACGAGGCCGCCTTCCACATGCTGGCGGTGCACAACACCTCGAAGTTCTCCCAGGCGGTCTTCAAGCCCGAGAACGATCAGCCCGCCGACTGGCAGATTCTCAGCAACCTGATGCTGCGCATTCAGGCCCTCAAGGAAAAGAATCCGGTAAAGCGCGCGGCCTTCAATTTCGCTCGCAAGCGCAAGCTCGCCCCCACGCCGCGACGGATTCTCGACATCATGCTGCGCACCGGCCCCTACGGCGACAAGTTCATTCCCGGCAAGGACGGCCTGAGCCTCAAGAAGCTCATCGACACTCCCGAGGGCATCGACCTCGGGCCGCTCAAGCCCTCCCTCGACCGGCTCTGCCGCACCAAGTCCGGGCGCATCGAGCTCGACCACGCTGTGGTGCGAGACGAGCTCCCGCGCCTGGCGAAGTATCGCGACGATCTCATGGCCAAGAGTGAAAACGGCGAACTCATGCTCATCGGGCGACGCGATCTGCGCACCAACAATTCCTGGGTACACAACTCCAAGACGCTCATCAAGGGCAAAAACCGCTGCAACCTGATCATGAATCCTGAAGATGCCGCGAAGCTCGGTCTCGAAGGCGGTCAGCAGGTACAGATCGAAAGCCGGGTCGGCAAGGTGGTCACGGCCCTGACGGTTTCCGAAGAGATCATGCCCGGCGTGGTGAGCCTGCCCCACGGCTGGGGACACGGTCGCAAGGGCGTGCAGCTCTCGGTCGCCAGCGAAAATCCGGGCGTGAGCGTCAACGATCTCACCGATGACCAGCATGTCGAGCCGGTGATCGGGCAGGCCATCCTCAACGGGGTGCCTGTAACGGTGGCCTCGGCCTGA
- a CDS encoding CBS domain-containing protein produces MKRTLADLLEKKGSQIYSITPDATVYDAVKVMAERSVGALLVMEGEQLVGMLSERDYARRVILEGRSSKNTAVREIMTARVVYGRPEQSVEDAMAIMSEKKFRHLPVMKDEKVVGIVTLGDAVKELLSEKEFLIEQLENYISGC; encoded by the coding sequence ATGAAACGAACACTGGCGGATTTACTCGAAAAAAAGGGTTCCCAGATTTATTCGATCACTCCCGATGCGACCGTGTACGACGCGGTCAAAGTGATGGCCGAGCGTAGCGTGGGTGCCCTGTTGGTGATGGAGGGGGAGCAACTTGTGGGAATGCTCTCCGAGCGCGACTACGCCCGCCGCGTGATCCTGGAGGGACGCTCCTCGAAAAACACGGCCGTGCGGGAAATCATGACGGCGCGGGTCGTCTACGGGCGGCCCGAGCAGAGCGTCGAGGACGCCATGGCCATCATGTCGGAAAAGAAGTTCCGGCACCTGCCCGTGATGAAGGATGAAAAGGTTGTCGGGATTGTTACGCTCGGCGACGCGGTCAAGGAGCTGCTCTCGGAAAAAGAGTTCCTGATCGAGCAGCTCGAAAACTACATCAGCGGTTGTTAG